A region of Rhodamnia argentea isolate NSW1041297 chromosome 9, ASM2092103v1, whole genome shotgun sequence DNA encodes the following proteins:
- the LOC115740914 gene encoding probable membrane-associated kinase regulator 2 isoform X2 gives MEAFSLLKYWRGGGGGGGDPRATSVPATTIFASAVSHSSPETDDDDDGGDDGPFFDLEFAPVPDDEDDEEKPEEEERRKQDEPSNDEDDSASECGGGDEDGDDVDREFDFTLSSGSSGSSHDCTDANIASSLSPSDDLFFKGKLVPIEPSDPDSSKPPSFAAASSLLKSATKFRVFMLGLKKPKPMNTFDKSEKAETSEEPCLTVTTPPRRARAQEHSSNKQSSSSSSNKFFTVKFNADEVPLVSLFTRDNSSRSASGAKPPQKQASEEDAASGDERRFAREAMRRYLKKVKPFYIRVSKRYGERLGLSGQIGHAVFDPTVGEKSRSKASAVAEVRSGGHGRSQRQGQGQGNSSIPAGLRVVCKHLGKSRSASSAVAAAPGGQAAAPGGQAAALAAASRRDDSLLQQQDGIQSAILHCKRSFNASRDSESSLLARSASDPLRKDASRSSSEDGK, from the exons atggaagcttttagcctCCTCAAGTACtggcgcggcggcggcggcggcggcggggacCCCCGCGCCACTTCCGTCCCGGCCACCACCATCTTCGCCTCCGCCGTCTCCCACTCCTCCCCTGAgaccgacgacgacgacgacggcgggGACGACGGGCCGTTCTTCGACCTGGAGTTTGCCCCTGTCCCCGACGACGAGGACGACGAGGAGAAGcctgaggaggaggagaggcgaAAGCAGGACGAGCCCAGCAACGACGAAGACGACAGTGCCAGTGAATGCGGAGGTGGCGACGAGGATGGCGACGACGTGGACAGAGAGTTCGACTTCACGCTCTCTTCTGGGTCGTCCGGGTCGAGCCACGACTGCACGGACGCCAACATTGCgtcgtctctctctccctccgacGACCTCTTCTTCAAAGGGAAGCTCGTGCCCATCGAGCCCTCCGACCCCGACTCCTCCAAGCCTCCGTCGTTTGCCGCCGCCTCCTCGCTGCTGAAGTCTGCCACCAAGTTTCGCGTCTTCATGTTGGGCCTCAAAAAGCCGAAGCCCATGAACACGTTCGACAAATCAGAGAAAGCAGAGACCTCGGAAGAGCCGTGTCTCACCGTCACAACGCCGCCACGGAGAGCGAGAGCTCAAGAACATAGCAGCAACAAgcaaagcagcagcagcagcagcaacaagtTCTTCACGGTGAAGTTCAACGCCGACGAAGTGCCGCTCGTCTCTCTCTTCACTCGTGACAACAGCTCGAGGAGCGCCTCCGGCGCGAAGCCGCCGCAGAAACAGGCCTCCGAGGAAGACGCGGCGAGCGGCGACGAGAGACGCTTCGCGAGGGAGGCGATGCGGCGCTATCTGAAGAAGGTGAAGCCGTTCTACATTCGCGTCTCCAAGCGGTACGGCGAGAGGCTGGGACTATCCGGGCAGATCGGCCACGCCGTGTTTGACCCGACGGTGGGCGAGAAGAGCCGGTCGAAGGCTTCGGCCGTAGCGGAGGTGCGCAGCGGCGGCCACGGGAGGAGCCAGAGGCAGGGGCAGGGGCAGGGGAATAGCAGCATCCCGGCAGGGCTGAGGGTGGTGTGCAAGCACCTTGGGAAGAGCCGCTCGGCCTCGTCGGCCGTCGCCGCAGCGCCGGGAGGGCAGGCCGCAGCGCCGGGAGGGCAGGCCGCGGCGCTGGCGGCGGCTTCGAGGAGGGACGATTCGCTGCTGCAACAGCAGGATGGGATCCAGAGCGCCATCTTGCATTGCAAGAGATCCTTCAATGCCTCGCGAG ACTCGGAGTCGTCGCTGTTGGCGAGGTCAGCGAGCGATCCGCTGCGGAAGGATGCGTCCAGAAGCTCGTCGGAGGACGGAAAATGA
- the LOC115740865 gene encoding glycosyl hydrolase 5 family protein-like: MPISSSRAPLVLCLLLVLFTSITSPLPLSTDGRWIVDATTGRRAKLACVNWAAHLEPMLAEGLDKKPMGDIVAEIRRLRFNCVRLTWATYMFTRPSLGERPVGETLDTLGLAKAKGGVARNNPLVLSMTHVEAYAAVVDELGKQGVMVVLDNHVSKPMWCCPYDDGNGFFGDEYFDPQEWLRGLVAVAEHFHGKGQVVGPSPRNELRGSRQNEHDRYPYIRIGATKVHQANPNVLVIVSGLTWASDLSFLKKRPMGPDLNHKPVYEAHWYSFGGDRKVREVKPVDRVCANGVQRMDDQAGFLASGPGAVPLFSSEFGFDRSGKSRADDRFLSRFMGYATGKDLDRALWTLRGSYYYREGVVGLDETFGVLDFDWDGLRNPKFKERFQPMRTMIQDPSSNSSLSYIMYHPQSGRCIRANNNRKIGAAECQRRSRWSHDRDGGPIRLMGTPLCLEAVADGLPATLSIDCSSRLSAWRLISNSNLQVAATDGRGNHLCLDKKSNESSVILTRKCICADDDSGCMENPQGQWIKFVPTDT; encoded by the exons ATGCCAATATCATCTTCACGGGCCCCTCTCGTCCTCTGTCTCCTCCTAGTCCTCTTCACAAGCATCACTTCCCCGCTCCCGCTCTCGACCGACGGGAGGTGGATTGTCGACGCAACCACGGGGAGGCGCGCGAAGCTCGCGTGCGTCAACTGGGCCGCCCACCTGGAGCCGATGCTCGCGGAGGGCCTCGACAAGAAGCCCATGGGCGACATCGTGGCCGAGATCCGGAGGCTACGGTTCAACTGCGTGCGCCTCACTTGGGCCACCTACATGTTCACTCGGCCGAGCCTCGGCGAGCGGCCCGTCGGGGAGACCCTCGACACCCTCGGGCTGGCGAAGGCCAAAGGCGGGGTGGCTAGGAACAACCCTCTAGTGTTGAGCATGACGCATGTGGAGGCGTACGCGGCGGTGGTGGATGAGCTTGGGAAGCAAGGGGTGATGGTGGTGCTGGACAACCATGTGAGCAAGCCCATGTGGTGTTGTCCTTACGATGACGGGAATGGCTTCTTCGGAGATGAATATTTTGATCCTCAAGAGTGGCTGAGAGGGCTCGTCGCCGTGGCCGAGCACTTCCATGGGAAGGGCCAG gtggtGGGACCGAGCCCGCGAAATGAACTCCGCGGCTCACGTCAAAACGAGCACGACCGGTACCCGTACATTCGCATTGGGGCGACCAAGGTTCACCAGGCCAACCCGAATGTGTTGGTGATCGTCTCGGGCCTAACTTGGGCCTCCGATCTCAGCTTCCTGAAGAAGAGGCCCATGGGCCCGGACTTGAACCACAAACCGGTCTACGAAGCCCATTGGTACTCCTTCGGTGGGGACCGGAAAGTCCGGGAGGTCAAGCCCGTGGACCGTGTCTGCGCCAACGGCGTGCAGAGGATGGACGACCAAGCCGGGTTCCTCGCGAGCGGGCCCGGGGCGGTCCCACTGTTCTCGAGCGAGTTCGGGTTCGACCGCAGTGGGAAAAGCCGGGCCGACGACCGGTTCTTGAGCCGCTTCATGGGATACGCCACGGGGAAGGACTTGGACCGGGCCTTGTGGACATTGCGGGGGAGCTATTACTACCGGGAAGGGGTTGTCGGGCTTGACGAGACCTTCGGGGTGCTCGATTTTGATTGGGATGGGCTCCGAAACCCAAAGTTTAAGGAGAGGTTTCAACCGATGCGCACGATGATTCAAG ATCCGAGCTCCAATTCATCGCTGTCCTACATTATGTACCACCCTCAAAGCGGCCGCTGCATCCGAGCAAATAACAACCGCAAAATCGGCGCAGCTGAGTGCCAACGTCGGAGCAGGTGGAGCCACGACCGAGATGGCGGCCCGATCAGGCTGATGGGCACTCCTCTTTGCCTTGAAGCCGTAGCCGACGGGCTCCCGGCGACACTTTCCATCGACTGCTCGAGCCGGCTGAGCGCTTGGAGACTGATCTCCAATTCGAATCTTCAAGTGGCTGCCACGGATGGACGTGGGAATCACCTCTGCTTGGACAAGAAGTCGAATGAATCTTCCGTGATTTTGACCAGGAAGTGCATCTGCGCGGACGATGATTCCGGGTGCATGGAGAATCCACAGGGCCAGTGGATTAAGTTTGTGCCCACCGATACATGA
- the LOC115740866 gene encoding 50S ribosomal protein L25, with the protein MFLWRSVLAKSLHLRHYTQSASALAVALDEPPSFTYLEGLPRPDPKYDETILAIPRAASGTSASAKERKHGRVPGIVFEQEDGQHGGNKRLISVRANQIRKLVNHLGYSFLLSRLFDLEVRAEFESDEVVEKVRVLPRKLHLHSGTDATLNVTFIRAPSHALLKVEVPLVYIGDDVCPGIRKGASLNTIKRKVKYLCPADIIPPYIEVDLSELDVGQKLVMGDLKVHPALKLLQSKDEPVCKILGARVSDQRRK; encoded by the exons ATGTTTCTTTGGCGCTCCGTGCTCGCCAAGTCCCTCCACCTCCGCCACTACACGCAGTCGGCCTCCGCGCTCGCCGTCGCTCTCGACGAGCCCCCTTCCTTCACGTACCTCGAGGGACTCCCCAGGCCCGACCCCAAGTACGACGAGACCATCCTCGCGATCCCACGCGCCGCCTCGGGTACGAGCGCCTCCGCGAAGGAGCGGAAGCATGGGCGCGTCCCGGGCATCGTCTTCGAGCAGGAAGACGGCCAGCACGGGGGCAACAAGCGGCTCATCTCCGTGAGGGCCAACCAGATCAGGAAGCTCGTCAACCACCTCGGCTACTCTTTCCTCCTCTCCCGGCTCTTTGACTTGGAGGTCCGGGCAGAGTTCGAGTCCGACGAGGTCGTTGAGAAGGTCCGGGTCTTGCCGAGGAAG CTTCATCTGCACTCAGGTACGGATGCAACTCTAAATGTTACCTTCATTAGAGCCCCCTCACATGCTCTCTTGAAAGTCGAAGTCCCTCTTGTGTACATAGGAGACGATGTATGTCCCGGGATAAGGAAAG GTGCTTCTTTAAATACCATTAAGAGGAAAGTTAAGTACCTGTGCCCTGCAGACATAATCCCTCCATATATTGAGGTGGACTTGAGTGAGTTGGATGTTGGCCAGAAGTTGGTGATGGGAGATCTCAAGGTTCACCCTGCTTTGAAGCTTCTTCAGTCAAAAGACGAGCCTGTTTGTAAAATCTTGGGAGCCAGAGTTTCTGACCAGAGGAGAAAATAA
- the LOC115740914 gene encoding probable membrane-associated kinase regulator 2 isoform X1 — protein MEAFSLLKYWRGGGGGGGDPRATSVPATTIFASAVSHSSPETDDDDDGGDDGPFFDLEFAPVPDDEDDEEKPEEEERRKQDEPSNDEDDSASECGGGDEDGDDVDREFDFTLSSGSSGSSHDCTDANIASSLSPSDDLFFKGKLVPIEPSDPDSSKPPSFAAASSLLKSATKFRVFMLGLKKPKPMNTFDKSEKAETSEEPCLTVTTPPRRARAQEHSSNKQSSSSSSNKFFTVKFNADEVPLVSLFTRDNSSRSASGAKPPQKQASEEDAASGDERRFAREAMRRYLKKVKPFYIRVSKRYGERLGLSGQIGHAVFDPTVGEKSRSKASAVAEVRSGGHGRSQRQGQGQGNSSIPAGLRVVCKHLGKSRSASSAVAAAPGGQAAAPGGQAAALAAASRRDDSLLQQQDGIQSAILHCKRSFNASRGLLDSESSLLARSASDPLRKDASRSSSEDGK, from the exons atggaagcttttagcctCCTCAAGTACtggcgcggcggcggcggcggcggcggggacCCCCGCGCCACTTCCGTCCCGGCCACCACCATCTTCGCCTCCGCCGTCTCCCACTCCTCCCCTGAgaccgacgacgacgacgacggcgggGACGACGGGCCGTTCTTCGACCTGGAGTTTGCCCCTGTCCCCGACGACGAGGACGACGAGGAGAAGcctgaggaggaggagaggcgaAAGCAGGACGAGCCCAGCAACGACGAAGACGACAGTGCCAGTGAATGCGGAGGTGGCGACGAGGATGGCGACGACGTGGACAGAGAGTTCGACTTCACGCTCTCTTCTGGGTCGTCCGGGTCGAGCCACGACTGCACGGACGCCAACATTGCgtcgtctctctctccctccgacGACCTCTTCTTCAAAGGGAAGCTCGTGCCCATCGAGCCCTCCGACCCCGACTCCTCCAAGCCTCCGTCGTTTGCCGCCGCCTCCTCGCTGCTGAAGTCTGCCACCAAGTTTCGCGTCTTCATGTTGGGCCTCAAAAAGCCGAAGCCCATGAACACGTTCGACAAATCAGAGAAAGCAGAGACCTCGGAAGAGCCGTGTCTCACCGTCACAACGCCGCCACGGAGAGCGAGAGCTCAAGAACATAGCAGCAACAAgcaaagcagcagcagcagcagcaacaagtTCTTCACGGTGAAGTTCAACGCCGACGAAGTGCCGCTCGTCTCTCTCTTCACTCGTGACAACAGCTCGAGGAGCGCCTCCGGCGCGAAGCCGCCGCAGAAACAGGCCTCCGAGGAAGACGCGGCGAGCGGCGACGAGAGACGCTTCGCGAGGGAGGCGATGCGGCGCTATCTGAAGAAGGTGAAGCCGTTCTACATTCGCGTCTCCAAGCGGTACGGCGAGAGGCTGGGACTATCCGGGCAGATCGGCCACGCCGTGTTTGACCCGACGGTGGGCGAGAAGAGCCGGTCGAAGGCTTCGGCCGTAGCGGAGGTGCGCAGCGGCGGCCACGGGAGGAGCCAGAGGCAGGGGCAGGGGCAGGGGAATAGCAGCATCCCGGCAGGGCTGAGGGTGGTGTGCAAGCACCTTGGGAAGAGCCGCTCGGCCTCGTCGGCCGTCGCCGCAGCGCCGGGAGGGCAGGCCGCAGCGCCGGGAGGGCAGGCCGCGGCGCTGGCGGCGGCTTCGAGGAGGGACGATTCGCTGCTGCAACAGCAGGATGGGATCCAGAGCGCCATCTTGCATTGCAAGAGATCCTTCAATGCCTCGCGAG GTTTATTAGACTCGGAGTCGTCGCTGTTGGCGAGGTCAGCGAGCGATCCGCTGCGGAAGGATGCGTCCAGAAGCTCGTCGGAGGACGGAAAATGA
- the LOC115740867 gene encoding reticulon-like protein B1, whose product MADHEETKGESLVDEISEKIRVGGSSSSSSSSSDSGDDKPAETQAKAYRLFGRERPVHEVLGGGKPADVFLWRNKKVSAGALGVATVIWVLFELAEYHLLTLVSHCVILALAVLFLWSNAHAFIHKTPPRIPDVSIPEEPVLQFASAVRLEMNRAFAVLRDIASGRDLKKFLLVIAGLWLLSIVGNWCNFLTLFYIVFVLLHTVPVLYEKQADRVDPLAERAMGELKKQYAVVDAKVLSKIPRGPLKDKKVA is encoded by the exons ATGGCCGATCACGAGGAGACGAAAGGCGAGTCGTTGGTGGACGAGATATCCGAGAAGATCCGCGTCGGCGgttcgtcctcgtcctcgtcctcgtcgtccGACTCCGGCGACGACAAGCCGGCGGAGACGCAGGCCAAGGCCTACCGCCTCTTCGGGAGGGAACGGCCCGTCCACGAGGTCCTCGGTGGTGGCAAGC CGGCTGATGTGTTCCTATGGAGGAACAAGAAGGTGTCAGCTGGCGCGCTTGGTGTTGCGACTGTGATATGGGTTCTGTTCGAGTTGGCGGAGTACCACCTCTTAACTTTGGTTTCCCACTGTGTGATTCTCGCCCTGGCGGTCTTGTTCTTGTGGTCTAATGCACACGCTTTTATCcacaa GACTCCGCCACGCATACCTGATGTGTCTATTCCAGAGGAGCCAGTTTTGCAATTTGCATCTGCCGTGAGACTTGAGATGAACCGGGCGTTTGCTGTATTGAGGGATATTGCGTCTGGAAGAGATCTTAAGAAGTTCTTATTA GTGATTGCCGGCTTGTGGCTCTTGTCAATCGTGGGCAACTGGTGCAACTTCTTGACCTTATTCTACATAG TCTTTGTATTGCTGCACACTGTGCCTGTGCTGTACGAGAAGCAGGCGGACAGGGTCGATCCATTGGCGGAGAGGGCAATGGGTGAACTCAAGAAGCAGTATGCCGTTGTTGACGCCAAAGTCTTGAGTAAGATCCCAAGGGGGCCGTTGAAGGATAAGAAGGTGGCTTGA